Genomic segment of Pongo pygmaeus isolate AG05252 chromosome 1, NHGRI_mPonPyg2-v2.0_pri, whole genome shotgun sequence:
aaccatcctAATGGAGTACTGTGTGGGGCCCAAGAATGTGGATTTCTTGCCATTCCCAAGCGATGCAAGGGCTGATCTAGCACGCTCTGGGTGACACAAGCCTATGTTCCAGTCCCATGAGAGCTGATAACACTCCAGGCCTCCTGTGTATACAGCAGTGACACTGACCTGAGGGGGCACCGTGCGGACCAGGGAACTAAACCAGAGTTCCATCTCAAGAATGAGAGCTCCATCTCCCACCAAGTCCTAGAGGCTCAGTGATCTCAGGGAGCTGCGGACCTGCTAGCCCAAATGCTCCTTTCTTAGGAAACAGGCTCAACCATGGAGCTGCAGGAACTCCTTCCAGGCAATGCCCACCTGAATTTCAGTTCCCCATGAGGCAAACTCGGAACCATATTCCAAGATCTTGAGACAAGTATAAACACTCTGCTCCCCACATCTTCCTCATTGGCCTCCCTTGATCTGCATGCACCACAACCAAAATCAAATGACTACTAGCAATTAAGGAACAATATGTGGCAAGGTCAATTAAGGTCAATTAATTGTCAATATTGAGGTCAATATGTGGCAAGATGTTACAGCATATtgttaagtaaaaaacaaaaggcCAAAAGCAGCAAAagtttacatatgtatattatacacgatggagaaagagactctgtatgtgtgagtgtgtgtgcatacgtgtgtgAACGTATAGGCAAGGACTAGGGGGAGAGAAGAGcggagagagaaaatgaatgaatgaatgaatgaatgaatgtgtgaagAAACGTAGAAAAGCCGGCTCTACAGCAGGAAATAAAAAACGGTCatctcggccgggcgtggtggctcacgcctgtaatcccagcactttgggagggcgagtcGGGCAGaccacgagatcaggagttcgagaccagcctgaccaacatggtgaaaccccatctctactaaaaatacaaaaattagctgggcgtggtggtgcgcgcctgtaatcctcgctactcaggaggctgaggcaggagaatcacttgaacctgggaggcggaggttgcagtgagccaagatcgtgccattgcactccagcctgggcgacaaaataAGACACGGTctcaaaacacaacaacaacaacaacaaaaaaaaacaaagcaaaaaaacccCGATCATctctggatggaactggaggtgaTTCTTTCTCTGCAACTGTAACTTCTCCAGACATTCTGATTCTCTAGTgtaaaaaaaacccaataaacaATTGCATACCGCGATCACACAAGTCACAATGCGGCTGACCAGGAAGGGACCATAGCACATACTGAACACACAATCCCCAAAACAACTCTCCACCTCCTGTCCCTGCCCCCATATCCCACCTCTACTTGGACTCAGACTCCCAAAACTCACTTTCCTCCTAGTCCTCCCTCCAACTCCTCAGACCTTGGTCCTCCCTCTTCTGCTCCTCCCGGTTCTCCTGGGTAAACCTCACACCCCCTGGAAAGAGTCTTCCAGCAAGGCTCAGAGCCCCAGCACTCCTAGAACCTCCCATATCCCCACTCATAAGAGTAAATAAAACAACATTTCCATTGCTTCATAAAGGGAAGGCAGGTGCCCCTCTCCCGCTTAGGATGCCTTTGTTTGGTCTGGAATGAGATAGCCCAGTGTCCGGATTTTACAAGACACAGTCATGGTCTGATGGCCCCTAGACTGTCATCAGACCTCCAAACCTAACTCAAAGGACTCTCACTGTGTGCAAACCAGCACAAGCTGCCTCTCATTTCTCTGGGAGAGATGAGCGGTTCTAACTGTTCCTCCTTCCACCTGCCTGTCAAGACGCCTGGGAAATGCTGCGCAAACTCTGCACTCTCTCGTAGAGCGCCTATGTGCACACAGCCTGCCAGGCTTTGGGGGGCAATGAATCTGCTATCTTCCCTTCTGCATCCATGTAGGTAGCTTTGAGCTGATTTCTCCAGCACACCAAGACATACATCACATAGGGTCCACCATGGCCCCACTTTTGTGTCCTGGCCGAAAATCACAGAGTACCCTGACCCCTCTGTGCCCCGACCACAGGTTTTCCCCACCAGGCTTCAACCCAATCCAGGGCCTTTAACATTTCCAGGCATGGAAGAAAGTATCTAGGTTTACTACAAAGAAAATGACCTTAGCCCTGAGCCAAATTCCTGAAACCTTCCTATAAACTCCATAACCCACACCCCTTCCAAGAGACATACCTAGGGAGGACATCCCTTTTCCCTTACTGCCCATCTCGAGGACTGCTGCAGCCCACTCTATATGAAAGTTCCCCTAACAAAAGCTCCAGgcagggcctggtgcagtggctcacacctgtaatcccagcacttagggaggccaaggcaagaggattgcttgagcccaaaagttcgacaccggcttgggcaacacagagactctgtctctacaagaaaaacaaacaaacgaacaaacaaaaccagaaaactaagctgggcatagtggctcatgcctgtagtcccagctacttgggaggctgaagcaggagaattaaaGAATTAatcaagcccaggaggtggaaactgcagtaagctgtgatggctccactgcacaccgtctcaaaaaacaaacaaaaaaaccccccaaaaaacccaaaaaactgctCTGGGCTCACCATGCATTTAGCACTTCTTTCTTTGGTATCCCAACTGGTCCCACCTGAGGATAGTGTGGAGAACTCCCTTGCCCCCACTTTTGGGGTAACTCCAGTTACAAGTTTGGCAAAACACTCCTCATGTCACTACTCCGatgtcctcccacttcagccctgCTCATGTGTACACAGCCCCAAATCCCTACCCACACTCCCACCACACCTTCATTTCACACCCTCCCTCATTCCCCACCATCTTCTCCAGACACACGTCATCCCCTGGGGCCCCTTGCCATGCCCTCCAGTCCCCTGTGGGCCCCATTCTCCCATCTAGGTTACCGTGCCCCCTCCAGCCCTCCCACCATTTTCCTCCAGGTCCCCACCATCCTCTCTAGATCCCACTGTCCCCTCCAGGTGCCACTGATCCCTCCAGGTCCCCACTGTCCCCATCCCTTCCAAGTGCTACCGTCCCCTCCAAATCCCCACTGTCCCCTCCAGGTCCCCAATGTCCCCATCTTCTCCTAGTGCTACCGTCCTCTCCAGGTCCCCACCGTGCTCTCCAGGTCCCCACTGTCCCCATCCCCTCCAGATCCCACCATCCCCTCCAGGTCCCCACTGTCCCCATCCCCTCCAGATCCCACCGTCCCCTCCAGGTCCCCACTGTCCCCATCCCCTCCAGGACCCCACTGTCCCCATCCCCTCCAGGTCCCACCGTCCCCTCCAGATCCCCACTGTCTCCATCCCCTCCAAGTGCCACCGTCCTCTCCAGGTCCCCACCGTCCCCTACCATCTCCGCTAGATCCCACCATCCCAGGGCCTCCCAGCTCTCCCTCTGGGTCCCACCGTTCTCTCCGGGTCCCATCATCCCTGGGCGCCCCCGCACCGCCGCACTCCCGCCCCCAGAACCGCCTCTGTCCCCGCCCCTCTCCCAGCGCAGCCCGCATACCCCCCACCCCCCGGGGATGTGGGAAGGAGGGCTCGGGCTGGGTCAGCCACAGCGCGCGGACTGAGCCGAGGGCGGACGCTACGGCTTGGCTTGAGCCGGGCCCCCAACAGACCAGCGCCGTCGCTCACCTGAGGGACGCCAGATGCAACCCAGAGCCGACCGCGGCGCCTCGGCCGCTCGGCGCCTGCGCAGTGAAGACGGCGGCGAGCCGCGCGCATGCGTGCAGGGCCAGAGCCCCAGGCGCTGGTGGGGCAGAAACGCGGCGACCTGCGTCTTCTGGTTCCGAGGCTGGTCCTCACCGTTTCCGCTCCGGCGGAAGTGAGGAGGAGAGTCCTTCGACCCGTGCGGAGCTGGATGGACCGCGAGACGCGCGACCTCGCCGACCGCCACTTCCGAGGCCTGGGGGGCGATGTCCCCGGCGTCGGCCAGGCTCCGGGCCGGGTAGCCTTCGTCTCGGAGCCCGGCGCCTTCTCCTACGCCGACTTTGTGCGGAGCTTCTTGCTGCCCAACTTGCCCTGCGTGTTCTCCAGCGCCTTCACGCAGGGCTGGGGCAGCCGGCGGCGCTGGGTGACGCCCGCGGGGAGGCCCGACTTCGACCACCTGCTGCGGACCTACGGTGGGGCGGTGGGCGCAGACCTCGGGCGGGGAGGAAAGGCCGGCGGGACCCAGGCCCGGGAGGCCCCCGCCTAGAGAGGGGCAccagggagggtgagggaggccAGGCGCGTGGCCCCTGGAGAGTTCCTCTGCAGACGGTTTGGAGTGAGGACGGGGCCCAGGGAGATGGCATGGACCGTGCCTGACTTTCATTTCAGGAGACGTGGTTGTACCAGTTGCAAACTGTGGGGTCCAGGAATACAACTCGAACCCCAAGGAGCACATGCCTCTCAGAGACTACATCACCTACTGGAAAGAGTACATCCAGGCGGGCTACTCCTCTCCCAGGGGCTGTCTCTACCTCAAAGACTGGCACCTGTGCAGGTAATGGGGCTTGGGACGCACCGAGGCGCTGCCTTCCCTAGTGCTCCGTGAACCCAGAGGCCTTTCTGATGAAGATGGCCCCTGGCTGCACAAAGAGGAGCTGTTTATCCCCGTGAGGCACTTTAATCTGTTTAAAAGAAACTGGATTGTCTTCCGCATGGCTGCAAGTGTTGTTCTTTGGGAGGTCAAtatggtttttttcctttttttttttttctgaggtagatcccctcagcctccctagtagctgggattacaggcatgcacctccacgcccggcatttttttttttttttttttttttttttttaagagactaggtttcaccatgttgcccaggctggtcttgaactcctgagctcaggtgatgcatccacctcagcatctcaaagcactgggattataggcatgatcaGTACTTTCTCATAAGCAGAACCATTGTAGTCAGACTGCCCCCGCCTCCCCCACCAGCAGCATCTGGCTCAGAGGAGGCTCTGGGGCTCTTTGGGGGCTGCAGCCATCTGGAAGCTCCACTGGAGCCGATTGGTCTCAGTTGCCCCACTCGTGCTGCCCTAGTCTCCTCGTGCCTCACGTGCTGTCGGTGGTGCCCTTGCACCCTCCTCACAGGGACTTCCCGATGGAGGACGTTTTCACCCTGCCTGTGTACTTCTCCTCCGACTGGCTGAATGAGTTCTGGGATGCACTGGATGTGGATGACTACCGCTTTGTCTACGCGGGGCCTGCGGGCAGCTGGTGAGGCCATGGATGTGGGAGTGGAATCCGAAggggcctggtgacagagcggaCTAGGAGGCTCAGGGTGGCAGGAGGGGGGCTGCTTGGCACAGGCCTCACAGTGGGTGCCATCCCTTGAGACCAAGGGGCCACCCCTCCTTCAGTTGGACCAGGCCTCTGGGGTGCCAAGCAAAGCCCATACCAGCccctacaggcatgaaccaggcGCTCTTGCTGCTGCAGGTCCCCGTTCCATGCTGACATCTTCCGCTCCTTCAGCTGGTCTGTCAATGTCTGTGGGAGGAAGAAGTGGCTCCTCTTCCCCCCAGGGCAGGAAGAGGCCCTGCGGGACCGCCACGGCAACCTGCCCTACGACGTCACCTCCCCAGCACTCTGCGACACACACCTGCACCCGCAGAGCCAGCTTGCTGGCCCACCCTTGGAGATCACGCAGGAGGCGGGCGAGATGGTGTTTGTGCCCAGTGGCTGGCACCACCAGGTGCACAACCTGGTAATGTGCTGCTCTCCTGCCCCCTATCAGGGGCCTTCCTGCAGGAAGACGGCAGCACCACCTCCCCACTCTCCCAGCGAGAGCAGGGCTGGAATGGGGTGGCTCATGGGTGAGGCTGACCCCTTCACAAGGTGGTGTCGCTGAGGCCTAGCCTCTGTTTCACCCACTGCCGGTCCCTGGGTCTACTTGCTCTGGGTTCATTGTGGCCTGAGGTGGTCCGAGCCCGCCACCCACTTCCCTGCTGAGCAAGCCCTGCTGGGAGACAGGAGGGCCCTCTTGGCTGCAGAGGGCTGGACCCCACAGTGGGTTCCTGGCGCAGGAGATGTGGGTTGTTGGGGGGCACCTGCCATGGGCTCAGGCCTGCCTGCACTGTGCCCCTTCCAGGATGACACCATCTCCATCAACCACAACTGGATCAATGGcttcaacctggccaacatgtggcGCTTCTTGCAGCAGGAGCTATGCGCTGTGCAGGAGGAGGTCAGCGAGTGGAGGGACTCCATGCCTGACTGGCACCACCACTGCCAGGTGGGGTGGCTGCGCGTGGAGGCTATCGATGCCAGGTCCCTGGGAGGCCTGCAAGCTCAGGGCGGGTATGGCCATCAGGCCGAGCTGTGGGTAGGTGCCGGCTGTGAGAGTGTGGGACAGCCTGGGCTGAGTCCTGGGGGAGGCTTTTAGGCTGCATGGCTCAGACTCCCTTGGTCACTGCCCAGCTTCTCAGTGCCTCTGTCTTATTGGTCCCCTCTTCGTCCTTGGGGACTGGGTGCATGTCGGGTCCTTTGCAGCTTGGACTGTGTCCATGGTGTCAGCTCACTGGCCTCTTCCCTCTGCCCAGGTCATCATGAGGTCCTGCTCGGGCATCAACTTTGAAGAGTTTTACCACTTCCTCAAGGTCATCGCTGAGAAGAGGCTCCTGGTCCTGAGGGAGGCAGCCGCTGAGGACGGTGCTGGGTTGGGTTTCGAACAGGCAGCCTTTGATGCCGGGCGCATCACAGAGGTGCTGGCCTCCTTGGTTGTGCACCCCGACTTCCAGAGAGTGGACACCAGCGCATTCTCACCACAGCCCAAAGAGCTGCTGCAGCGGCTGAGAGAGGCTGTTTATGCTGCTGCGGCCCCATAGCACCTGTCGTGAGGATAGAAGGACGGGTGGACGAGAGGCAGCCTCCTGCTCCAGGGCCCTTCCAGAAATAAAGACCGCCCTCCCTGTGACCTGGGGCCCACCCCTGTCGAGGCTCGTGGCCTGGCTGTTCATGGCCACTGCCTGGGTGCCTGTTTTTAGGTGAGGCCCAATGAGGTCAGGGACCCAAGATGGGATGTGGCCCTTCTGACCTGCAGCAGGCCTGCTGGGAGCTCGGAGATGGTGCCAGGACCTGGCTCTTTTGGGGGCCCTGCCTCCTTAGGCCAGGACGCCTGAGCTGACAGGAGTCTGTGTCTGGTGTGCCTTCTCTGGAGGCTCCTCTTAATAGGCCAGCCCTGTCCCCTCGTCTCAGGCCATTGGGCCACCCCTGGCTCTGCCCTGTGGGCTCAGGGAGGGTTTGGAGCTGTGCTGGGCAAGCTCACCAGGGCctccaggcagggctggggttGGCCTCCATCACTTCCAGGTGATGGGCTGCAGAACCAGTGGCCTGTGCCTTCCTCTGGGTACCCAGAGTGGAGGGCTGGGTTGGGCTGGCCTTTGCCGCTTCCCTGCCTTTGCAGGGCCTGTGGGCAGCTGGAGAGGCCACGGATGGGGTGGAATCCCATCTGCTGCTGAATCCTCACCTGGGCCTGAGGGACTGTGCCTGCTGTGCACTCACAGCTGGGTCTTCCCAAGGATGCTGTTCTCAGGAGTGGTGGGTCCCTGGCCCCTCTTCACACTGGGCATGATGGAGGTGTAGGCGGGCTTGTCCAGGCTGATCAAGGCACAGCAGTGAGCAGTGGAGGCCTGTGGTGGGGAATGGACTCTTGTGGGATCCTCCTGCAGAGGATGCCCCAGGCCTGAACCTTCTAGTGGGTCCACAGTTTGTGGAGACTGGCACTCTCCCAGCCCTGTCCTTGACTGAGAGTCCAGCACTTTTTCAGTTGGCCCCTGGTTGGCTGCCCCACCCCAGCAGGGGAGGAGGCATCCAAATCTGCAGGGACAGCACGTGCCACAGCTATGCACATTGCCTGCCTGTGGCATCCAGTGGGGCCGCTGGCACTTGTCTATGATGGAAGCCCCCAAGGGCAGGGGTTTCTGTCTGCTCTGTTCAGTGAATCATGTGAAGTGCTTGCAAATGCAGCTTTACACAGTAGGTGCTTCATATGCGTCTGTCGAATGAATGCGCTCCAGCCAACAGCTTTCCAGGGACCTGTATGCTGGGCCCCCCTgctagctcccagggacccctggTCTGCACGGGAATGCCCTGAGACATCCGGCCTCCTACAGATGGGGTTGGCGCTGCCAAAACCACGGGCGGCAAAGGTGCTttgtggaggaggagggggaggtagCAAACATGCACGGCTGCAGCCTTCCAGGATCAGGTCCAGGCTGAGTGTGGGCATGGCTCACCTGTTTAGCCCCACCAGTAACCTCTGAGCTTGGCCCTCTTGGCACCCTACCACACAGGCACAGGCTGAGGCCAAGGGTGGGGGTATGTGCCCCAGGCACTGCCAGCAGGCAGCTGAGGTGCCTCTGCCGGAGCTGGGGCTCCCCTTTGAGCAGCAGGTCCAGCACCTGCAGGGTATGGGCACCACCAGGTGGTGGGCACCAGCTGTCCAGCTTCTCTCATGATGAGGGCAGCACTGCGGACCCCAGGGCAGCCAGGGCCCAATGCAAACTGGCGGCTCAGGGTAGCACAGGTCACAGCCCATTACCGTCCAGGCTGCTTGGTCCTGCGCTCCTGAACTGTATGTGAAGACCCTCATGCTTCCGCAGTCAGTAGGCAGTGCACAGACACTCCCGAGAGCCCTGCTAGCCTCAGTCACTTTTTCTTGGTAAAGCAAGCATTGAGAATCTCAGGCTGGGGCTGTTACAGATGCAGCAAAAAAAGCAAATGCCAGAAGCTCTGTGGGGGGAGACAGAGCCCTCCACAGGGCAACGGCTGAACTGCAGCCGGCATCGATGACTCCATAGTCAACGACCATGACTCCTTTTGCCTACCTCACTCCaggttggcaaaaaaaaaaaaaaaaaaaacgctgacACCAGGGCCAGGTGGGTTGTGGGGCAGCCGCTGTGCACAGTGTGGCTAGACAGCAGTTTGAAGTGTCGGGCAGGATGCCCCTTTCCCAAGTATGCCGCCCTGGTATCCTGTCCGGGGTTGGAGAGGCATGGTGTCAGCACATATGAGGGCCTTTGCAAAGGGAATCACACCTCTGCAAGAGGTCTGACAGGCCGCATCGCCCTGGGAACCAGCCTCCTGGGGTGCGAGGTGAGGAGCTGCAGATGTGCGGTGGTTATCTCCTGCCCTTTGCGTGTCATCCCTATCAAGTGTGAGAAAGGACAGGCAGGCTGCAGCTAACAAGTGTTCCTGAGGAAAGGGGTCAGAGAAACAATGCAGATGCTCAAGACCTAAGGCTACGTGGGAGCTGCACAAAGATGGATATACTTGCAAGTGTGGGGACAATGGCtgtgcaccccaccatgcctgggtgaGGGCGTGCAGTGGCCCAGATTCCTTGGGGAGTGGGACCTGTGGGCCCCCACAGGAAGGCTGGAAAAGTCAGGCCCTGTTGTGGCTGCACAGACTCTAGCCTgggaggacagagggagggagcatGATGGGGCCTATGGGCGCCTCCAGCAtgtgcctgccctgccctgggctTGCAATTGTGATTGGCTGGAATCCATGGAGGCGGAAACAGGAGCCCCAGGTCAAGTTGTTGCTGGCTGTGGCAAAGCCAGGCTCCCTGCATCCTGGGGGCTGTGGCCTCCGGAGAAGGTGCCTCCCTCAGGGACCAAGACCATCCTCATGCTTGTGCCCTTCCGCCTGCTGACCCACCAGAAGGGGCAGCTCCTTGGCCAGCTACCCTGAAGCCCACATCCCAGGTCTGGGGCATCCCTGAGAGCCACATCCAAGGCCACATCCTTCCCTGTGTTCATCCATGCTCCAGAGTGTCAGCCTCAGCCCTGTCCCCCATCCACCACTGTGGGTGGTGTGGCAGGTAATGGTGCCAGCGTCCCACAGAACTGCAACTACCAGCTGCACCTTGGGTCCCCAGGCAGAAAGAAGGCAGGCCCTGGTTTCCAAGTCAGTGACTCGTTCCACTGGCCTAGAAGCCAAGGGTAGGGACCAAGATGTCCAGTGTCCTGTGGTCTGTACCCCCAAAGTCAGCAGCCCTGGAGGCAGGAACTCCAGGGGCCTGGGCCTCTCACTCCTGCCTGGGGGCTGACCCCAGAAGTCCCCTTCCACAGGCCCCAGTTACCCTCCCACTGCAGGCTCTGACCTACAGGAAAACAGCTGGAGCTGGGCTCCTACGCTTTTCCTCTGggagagccagaccctgtcccaAGCTAGAGGAAAATCCACGGGCAGAATCCTGCAGACGCACACCCCAAATAGACCCCACCTGGGGCCCCACGCCCCAAACAGACCCCGCCTGGACCCCTGGCCCTGCCTAGGGAGCCGCGGCCCATAGATCCTGGCCTTCCTCTGCAGCCTGTTCTCCCCGTCCCCTGCAGGAAGGCACCAGAGTGTCCACCCCCGCGGCCCTACTCAGAGATGCGTGCCTGCTCCCATCGGAGGCCTTCGGCTCCGAGGCAGGGCCTGCCTGCTCCCGAGACCGTTCCCCTCGCCTCTTCTGTCGAGAATCGGGGTCTTGGGTATTACCTTCAAATCCGGCCAGCTTCCCGCCACAGCGAAGGAGAATCAGACACCCCGTGCCAGAGACGGACAGGTCCTCACTGCCCTTGCTTCTGGGACCCTGTGAGGGCAGGAACCGGAGCCTTGCCCTCATGACTTTGGTTG
This window contains:
- the JMJD4 gene encoding 2-oxoglutarate and iron-dependent oxygenase JMJD4 isoform X5, which encodes MRAGPEPQALVGQKRGDLRLLVPRLVLTVSAPAEVRRRVLRPVRSWMDRETRDLADRHFRGLGGDVPGVGQAPGRVAFVSEPGAFSYADFVRSFLLPNLPCVFSSAFTQGWGSRRRWVTPAGRPDFDHLLRTYGDVVVPVANCGVQEYNSNPKEHMPLRDYITYWKEYIQAGYSSPRGCLYLKDWHLCRDFPMEDVFTLPVYFSSDWLNEFWDALDVDDYRFVYAGPAGSWSPFHADIFRSFSWSVNVCGRKKWLLFPPGQEEALRDRHGNLPYDVTSPALCDTHLHPQSQLAGPPLEITQEAGEMVFVPSGWHHQDDTISINHNWINGFNLANMWRFLQQELCAVQEEVSEWRDSMPDWHHHCQVGWLRVEAIDARSLGGLQAQGGSS
- the JMJD4 gene encoding 2-oxoglutarate and iron-dependent oxygenase JMJD4 isoform X3; translation: MRAGPEPQALVGQKRGDLRLLVPRLVLTVSAPAEVRRRVLRPVRSWMDRETRDLADRHFRGLGGDVPGVGQAPGRVAFVSEPGAFSYADFVRSFLLPNLPCVFSSAFTQGWGSRRRWVTPAGRPDFDHLLRTYGDVVVPVANCGVQEYNSNPKEHMPLRDYITYWKEYIQAGYSSPRGCLYLKDWHLCRDFPMEDVFTLPVYFSSDWLNEFWDALDVDDYRFVYAGPAGSWSPFHADIFRSFSWSVNVCGRKKWLLFPPGQEEALRDRHGNLPYDVTSPALCDTHLHPQSQLAGPPLEITQEAGEMVFVPSGWHHQVHNLDDTISINHNWINGFNLANMWRFLQQELCAVQEEVSEWRDSMPDWHHHCQVIMRSCSGINFEEFYHFLKVIAEKRLLVLREAAAEDGAGLGFEQAAFDAGRITEVLASLVVHPDFQRVDTSAFSPQPKELLQRLREAVYAAAAP
- the JMJD4 gene encoding 2-oxoglutarate and iron-dependent oxygenase JMJD4 isoform X4 codes for the protein MDRETRDLADRHFRGLGGDVPGVGQAPGRVAFVSEPGAFSYADFVRSFLLPNLPCVFSSAFTQGWGSRRRWVTPAGRPDFDHLLRTYGDVVVPVANCGVQEYNSNPKEHMPLRDYITYWKEYIQAGYSSPRGCLYLKDWHLCRDFPMEDVFTLPVYFSSDWLNEFWDALDVDDYRFVYAGPAGSWSPFHADIFRSFSWSVNVCGRKKWLLFPPGQEEALRDRHGNLPYDVTSPALCDTHLHPQSQLAGPPLEITQEAGEMVFVPSGWHHQDDTISINHNWINGFNLANMWRFLQQELCAVQEEVSEWRDSMPDWHHHCQVIMRSCSGINFEEFYHFLKVIAEKRLLVLREAAAEDGAGLGFEQAAFDAGRITEVLASLVVHPDFQRVDTSAFSPQPKELLQRLREAVYAAAAP
- the JMJD4 gene encoding 2-oxoglutarate and iron-dependent oxygenase JMJD4 isoform X1, whose translation is MDRETRDLADRHFRGLGGDVPGVGQAPGRVAFVSEPGAFSYADFVRSFLLPNLPCVFSSAFTQGWGSRRRWVTPAGRPDFDHLLRTYGDVVVPVANCGVQEYNSNPKEHMPLRDYITYWKEYIQAGYSSPRGCLYLKDWHLCRDFPMEDVFTLPVYFSSDWLNEFWDALDVDDYRFVYAGPAGSWSPFHADIFRSFSWSVNVCGRKKWLLFPPGQEEALRDRHGNLPYDVTSPALCDTHLHPQSQLAGPPLEITQEAGEMVFVPSGWHHQVHNLDDTISINHNWINGFNLANMWRFLQQELCAVQEEVSEWRDSMPDWHHHCQVGWLRVEAIDARSLGGLQAQGGYGHQAELWVIMRSCSGINFEEFYHFLKVIAEKRLLVLREAAAEDGAGLGFEQAAFDAGRITEVLASLVVHPDFQRVDTSAFSPQPKELLQRLREAVYAAAAP
- the JMJD4 gene encoding 2-oxoglutarate and iron-dependent oxygenase JMJD4 isoform X2, whose product is MDRETRDLADRHFRGLGGDVPGVGQAPGRVAFVSEPGAFSYADFVRSFLLPNLPCVFSSAFTQGWGSRRRWVTPAGRPDFDHLLRTYGDVVVPVANCGVQEYNSNPKEHMPLRDYITYWKEYIQAGYSSPRGCLYLKDWHLCRDFPMEDVFTLPVYFSSDWLNEFWDALDVDDYRFVYAGPAGSWSPFHADIFRSFSWSVNVCGRKKWLLFPPGQEEALRDRHGNLPYDVTSPALCDTHLHPQSQLAGPPLEITQEAGEMVFVPSGWHHQDDTISINHNWINGFNLANMWRFLQQELCAVQEEVSEWRDSMPDWHHHCQVGWLRVEAIDARSLGGLQAQGGYGHQAELWVIMRSCSGINFEEFYHFLKVIAEKRLLVLREAAAEDGAGLGFEQAAFDAGRITEVLASLVVHPDFQRVDTSAFSPQPKELLQRLREAVYAAAAP